Part of the Virgibacillus natechei genome is shown below.
GATCTTAAGTGTTTTTAACAAAATATCCCCCCTAAACAACTAAGTGCCAACCATAAACTTCCATCTTTCTTCAAGAATGGCGCCCGTTTGTTGCATACTGATTTTATTTTAACATAGTTATTATTGTGTTTTTGAGGAATTCATTAAATATTACTATAAATAGTTGATGTTTTGACATATATAATCTTTTAGAAAACAATTGACAAAATAATATAACGGTAGTAAAGTAAGTTATACAAATTAAATAATTATTACTTCTTATTTAGAGAGGTGGAGGGAATTGGCCCTTTGATACCTCGGCAGCGGACTATTTTATAGTACTGTGCTAAATCCAACAAGTATTTACTTGGAAAATAAGAAGAGTGTGCATATACATAATGTGAATCTCTTCTTATATTTCATAAGAAGAGATTTTTAAATTCAAAATTAAATATAAAAACTTCTTATCAAGAGAGATGGAGGGATTGGCCCTATGAATTCTCGGCAACGAACTTTTCCTAGGAAAAGTAACGTGCTAAATCCAACAAGCGGTGAGCTTGAAAGATAAGTTGAGGATGTACGATAATACCTCTTCTTATTTGATAAGAAGGGGTATTTTTAATAGGAGGAAAAGAGATGCTTACATTTGAAGATGTTACAAAAGTTTATGATGGTAAGACGCAAGAGGTGAGAGCATTAGATCAAGTCAATTTACATATTGAAAAAGGCGAAATATATGGTGTGATCGGTTTTAGTGGTGCAGGTAAAAGTTCATTAATCCGTTGTGCAAACTTACTGGAGAGACCAACTTCTGGAAAAATCACCGTGAATAATCAAAACTTACTAGACCTATCAGCAAAGGAATTAAGGGAAGCAAAACAGAATATTGGGATGATCTTCCAACACTTTAATTTATTGAATTCGAAAACAATATTTACAAATGTAGCAATGCCATTATTACTCCAGAAAAAACCGAAGGAAGAAGTTAACAAAAGAGTTAATGAGCTACTTGATTTTGTGGGATTAAGTGATAAGGCAACTAACTATCCAGATCAATTATCTGGCGGACAGAAGCAGCGAGTAGGAATTGCGCGAGCATTGGCTACGCAACCGGAAGTTTTATTATGTGATGAAGCGACATCAGCACTCGACCCAGAAACGACCAAGTCGATATTAAATCTTTTAAAGCGTGTCAATCAGGAGTACAATATAACGATTTTAATTATAACGCACGAAATGGGAGTTATTCGGGAGATTTGCGATAAGGTGGCGGTGTTGGATAGCGGAAAAGTGGTGGAAGCTGGGTCTGTATTTGATGTATTCTCCCAACCTCAAACAAAGATTGCACATAATTTTGTAAGTTCGGTTATGCATGATGAAATACCAGATTCAGTATATGAGCTTATCAATACGCAAGATGTAGACCATCAAATTTATCGAATCGTATTTGTTGGTGAGTCAACAGGCGCTCCATTACTTTCGCAAATTGCAAAGAACTTTAATGTCGAAGTTAATGTTCTCTTTGGCAATGTTACCGAATTACAAGGGACGCCATTTGGAAATTTGATTGTAAAATTTGAAGGCGAAGAGAAAGAAATAAATCGAGTTATTATGCATATCCACCAACAAGAAGTAACGATAAAGGAGGTGTTAGCAGATGTTAGTTAATTGGGATCAAATTTTAGAAGCATTATGGGAAACGATCGCAATGGTAGGCTTCTCTCTAATATTTGCGATTATAATAGGGTTACCTTTAGGAATTTTACTTGTTGTTACACGACCAGGTCATCTATGGGAGAACAAAGTCACTTTCACGATTTTGAGTGGTGTCGTAAATATATTCCGGTCGATTCCATTTATTATTCTTATGGTCGCAGTCATTCCACTTACACGCTTGATTGTGGGAACATCTATCGGAACAGCTGCAGCGATTGTGCCAATGGTTCTTTTTTCAGGCCCCTTTATTGCGAGATTAATAGAGAATTCTTTGCTTGAGGTTGATCCAGGTGTTATGGATGCTGCACAGTCCATGGGGGCTACACCTACACAAATTATTATACGTTTTCTCATTCCAGAAGCATTAAGTTCCCTGATGTTGGGGTTAACCATCGCCACAATCGGTTTGGTTGGTGCTTCAGCAATGGCTGGTGCGATCGGCGGTGGAGGACTCGGTGATTTAGCCATTACATTCGGATATCAACGTTTCGATACAGCCGTTATGTTCGTTACAGTAACTATACTTGTCATTATGGTTCAAGGGCTACAATCAACAGGAAATATTTTATCGAATAAAATAAGAAGAAGGTAGGAGAAGACATCATGAGAAAAATAGGATTTATTCTTTTTATAACAGTTTTAGCAGCGATCATTACAGCGTGTTCAAGTAGTGAGGCAGCAACAACAGTTGAATTAGGAATTAGTGGATCTGATACGACAATTTGGGATTATGTTGCTGACAAGGCGGAAGAAGAAGGAATTGAAATTGAGATTGTGCGTTTTTCTGATTATGTTCAACCAAACTTAGCACTAGCTGAAGGGGAGATTGATGCAAATGCTTTTCAAACAGTCTCTTATTTTGATGCCTTTATTGAAGAACATGATCTAGATCTCACTCCAATTGCGACAACCGTAATCGCTCCAATGGGATTATATTCGGAAAAACACGATTCACTAGAAGATATACCAGATGGAGGAACGATCGCATTAGCAAACGAAGCAACAAATATGGGTCGTGGATTACAGTTGCTGGAGGATGCTGGATTGATTGAGCTTGAGGAAGGATTTGATGGCAATGGTTCGGTCGATAAAATCGTAGAGAATCCGAAAGATTTAAATTTTGAAACGATTGTAGCTGCTCAGACACCGCGTGTGTTACAGGATGTCGATGCCTCTATTATTAATAATGGCATCGCAGTAGATGGTGGCTATAGTCCATTGGATGATTCTATTTTCCATGAAGATGAAACGGCTACACCGTATATTAATATTATTGCAACACAAGAAGAAGACAAAGATGATGACGTATTAAATAGAATAGCAGAAATTTACCAATCAGATGACGTCGCAGAATTTATTATCGAAGAACGTGATGGCAATTCAATCCCAACAACGGTACCGTTAAGTGAGATTGGGCATTAATTTCCTATTAAAAAAACATTTATGAGGTGATGAAAATGACAGTAGTAACAACAAATAGTTTAGAGACAGTCAAAAAGAGTATTTTAGATAATATTGAGGAAAATAAACAACGCTACATTCAAACAAGTCATGATATCCATGACAATCCTGAAATTGGCAATGAAGAACATTTTGCTTCTACGTATTTAACTAGCATATTGGAGGATGAAGGCTTTCATATAGAGAAAGGTGTTGCGGGACATGAAACGGCCTTTTTGGCTAAGAAGAAAGGGCAGAAGGATGGACGAACGATTGGATTTTTAGCAGAATATGATGCACTTCCTGAAATTGGTCACGCCTGTGGTCACAATATTATTGGAACAACGAGTGTGGCTGCTGCTGTGGCATTAAGTAAGGTTATTGATGAAGTTGGTGGAGAGCTTGTTGTGCTAGGGACACCTGCAGAGGAAGGTGGACCAAATGGAAGTGCGAAAGGAAGCTTTGTGAAGGCAGGTTTAGTGGAAGGTATTGATGCAGCCATTATGCTTCATCCAGGAGCAGAAACCAATCTTACAGGCCCAACCTTAGCTGTTGACCCACTAGATTTCGAGTTTTTTGGAAAACCTGCACATGCTTCCGCACATCCGGAAAAAGGGATTAATGCATTAGATGGCGTTCTTCAATTATTTAACGGGATCAATGCATTGCGTCAGCATCTACCATCTGATGTACGAATTCACGGTATTATTACTGATGGCGGGGACGCACCAAATATTGTGCCTGAATATGCGAAAGCCAGATTTTTCATACGTGCAGCTTCAAGAACGGTGTTAAATGACGTGACGAAGAAAGTAAAAGCGATCGCTGAAGGTGCTGGGCTTTCAACAGGTGCAACCGTTCACGTTAGTGCGTTTCAAAATGAAGTGGATAATTTCATTTTAAATAATAGCTTTGATCAGGTGTTTAAAGGGGTCATTGAAGATTTAGGAGAAACCGTTGATACAGCAGAAAGAGAGGCACTAGGATCTACAGATGCAGGAAATATAAGCCAGGTTGTCCCAACAATTCACCCACATATTAAAATAGGTTCAAGTGATTTAATCGGACATACGGTAGAATTTAGAGAAGCAGCTCGCTCCCAACAAGGCGATCAAGCATTGATTTTAGGGGCAAAGGCAGCGGCCTTAACGATGTTAGAGGTTCTTACAAATAAAGCCACATTTGGTGAAATTCATCAAGAGTTTGTAGATCGATCAAAAGGCTAACTACTTAAAAGGGGGTCTGTCTCGTCATAAAGGGTTCAGTTTAGGGAGAGAAAATATAAAATCCAAGGATACAAATCACAATTGATTATATAATGCGTTATACCATGATTTTTAAGAAATTGAAGCACAGGCTCATGATAGTGTCCGGTAGATTCAAAGATGATAGCCGGAGTCTAACCCGAAACCCGTTCCACTTCTTGATAAAAACGATGAAATACGTGAAGCCCCTGTAGGTCGTGAGCAAATTTAAAGCTTTGCTTATAAGTTTGTTTCGTAAAAAAGCTTGGACCTGGCTTTCGCCTTTTGCGACATCCAGACCATAACAGGATCCATATGAATCACAACTCCTTTAATAGATTCGCCGGTGCGCCCCTACATCACTTGTAGTGTCATAGCTTCGCTTGTTATGCGGGATCGTGTCCCAAGCAGCCTCAAACATGTTTCTACAAGGAGGGGGTGGACAGTATTACGGACGGGATCAGTGTCCCACGGGCGCGATAACCGAATAAATATGTGCCGCAATAGGGCCATTTAACGGAATAAAAATAGTGAATTTAGTAACGCAATATATGGGGATCCGAGATATATGCAAAATTAGGACATAGTCTAGATAATTGA
Proteins encoded:
- a CDS encoding methionine ABC transporter ATP-binding protein; this translates as MLTFEDVTKVYDGKTQEVRALDQVNLHIEKGEIYGVIGFSGAGKSSLIRCANLLERPTSGKITVNNQNLLDLSAKELREAKQNIGMIFQHFNLLNSKTIFTNVAMPLLLQKKPKEEVNKRVNELLDFVGLSDKATNYPDQLSGGQKQRVGIARALATQPEVLLCDEATSALDPETTKSILNLLKRVNQEYNITILIITHEMGVIREICDKVAVLDSGKVVEAGSVFDVFSQPQTKIAHNFVSSVMHDEIPDSVYELINTQDVDHQIYRIVFVGESTGAPLLSQIAKNFNVEVNVLFGNVTELQGTPFGNLIVKFEGEEKEINRVIMHIHQQEVTIKEVLADVS
- a CDS encoding methionine ABC transporter permease codes for the protein MLVNWDQILEALWETIAMVGFSLIFAIIIGLPLGILLVVTRPGHLWENKVTFTILSGVVNIFRSIPFIILMVAVIPLTRLIVGTSIGTAAAIVPMVLFSGPFIARLIENSLLEVDPGVMDAAQSMGATPTQIIIRFLIPEALSSLMLGLTIATIGLVGASAMAGAIGGGGLGDLAITFGYQRFDTAVMFVTVTILVIMVQGLQSTGNILSNKIRRR
- a CDS encoding MetQ/NlpA family ABC transporter substrate-binding protein — protein: MRKIGFILFITVLAAIITACSSSEAATTVELGISGSDTTIWDYVADKAEEEGIEIEIVRFSDYVQPNLALAEGEIDANAFQTVSYFDAFIEEHDLDLTPIATTVIAPMGLYSEKHDSLEDIPDGGTIALANEATNMGRGLQLLEDAGLIELEEGFDGNGSVDKIVENPKDLNFETIVAAQTPRVLQDVDASIINNGIAVDGGYSPLDDSIFHEDETATPYINIIATQEEDKDDDVLNRIAEIYQSDDVAEFIIEERDGNSIPTTVPLSEIGH
- a CDS encoding M20 family metallopeptidase, which produces MTVVTTNSLETVKKSILDNIEENKQRYIQTSHDIHDNPEIGNEEHFASTYLTSILEDEGFHIEKGVAGHETAFLAKKKGQKDGRTIGFLAEYDALPEIGHACGHNIIGTTSVAAAVALSKVIDEVGGELVVLGTPAEEGGPNGSAKGSFVKAGLVEGIDAAIMLHPGAETNLTGPTLAVDPLDFEFFGKPAHASAHPEKGINALDGVLQLFNGINALRQHLPSDVRIHGIITDGGDAPNIVPEYAKARFFIRAASRTVLNDVTKKVKAIAEGAGLSTGATVHVSAFQNEVDNFILNNSFDQVFKGVIEDLGETVDTAEREALGSTDAGNISQVVPTIHPHIKIGSSDLIGHTVEFREAARSQQGDQALILGAKAAALTMLEVLTNKATFGEIHQEFVDRSKG